The genomic stretch GATTGACAGAAGCGGCAAAGCCGAAGGACTGCAAACGCCGTAGCGCAGGGTCGACCGAGCCGGCAATCCAGCTTGCAAGGCCGGATGGCTGTGTCGATGCAATCAACAGATCACCGACAAAGGATGGTTGGTTACGCAGATCAAGACGCCCGCTGGCCTCGAGTTGCGTTCGCCCGGGGAAAATGGCCGTTGCCTTTTCGACCTGCCACCCCTGGCCGGCCGGGGCAACTTCGAGGGCAACATCGCGAATGACCGTATCTCCGGCGACAATGGCGGGGAGCTTGAGGCTTGCCTTTCCGGGTACGGTCGGCACCGGAATGGTCGAAGCCATTTCGATGACCCGCTCAAGCCTCTGCTGCAAGGACGCAGCGGGATATCTGGCCGTTTTGGCCTGTGCCCCTTGTCCCGAAAGACGGTTGACATCCATCTGCTGCCCGTCGGCAGTCAGCAGGAACTCGGGGATCAGGCCGGCATCAAGCTTCGCCTGACCAGTGACGACATAGGGGTCATCCAGCCCACCCACCTCCAGCCGATAGGCGGGAACATCAATGCGCTCATTGGTAAGGGTAAAATCGCCACGAAGTCGCGGTGCCGGAGTATCATCGTCTTCGCCCACGCCGTCTTCGCCTATGGGCATCAAGTTTGCCACAAAGGCACCACCATAGACCGGCTTTCCATCGACCAGTTCCAGAAGGCCATCAAGGAAAAGAGAGACCGGCCGCTCCTCAGGACGGAGCCGAAGCCGAAGCGGAAGGCCGGTTGGACCCGGCAGATTGGTAGAGAGGTTGAAAGCTGCTGCCTCGCCTTCAAGCAATACACGCCCATCGACGGACCACGGGCCTGCAAGAGTATCGGCGGAAATGTCCGCGTTCAGTCCCGTAAGTAGCCAGGTTCGGCTGGACTGCTCATCGACGAACTGGATCTCGCCACCCGTGACAGTGATGTTTTCCAGCACAACACTGCGGGCGGGGATGTCAACCTGGCTGCCGCGAAGCCAGTCCAGTGTACCATCCTCCAGCAATCGAAGACGTGCCTTTGGCTCATCGATTCGCATATCAAAGATGCGCGCCTCGCCCGAAAGAAATGGCGCCAACTCTGCATCGAGCGAGAACCTTGCGACATGAACAAGCGGCTGTCCGTCCTTGTCAGTGCCGACGGTGACATTTTCGAGTGTCACCGAAGGGAATGGCAGGAGTCGTGCGCTCACATCTCCACGGACCTCGACCTTCTTGCCGATGATCCGGCTGGCACTGACCTCAAATTCACGACGGAAATCCGTCCAGTTGACGAACAAGGGGGCGAGGAGAGCTGCAAACAGAGCCACAACCAACAAGCCGCCAAGCGTTACCAGGATGCGTCCGAGCACCGAATGCCACTCCTTACTTTATCGCCGCAAAGGTAATGGAATTCCCCCCGTGGACAAGTTCAAAGCATACCAACTAAAATCGGAAAACCTTGCCCGGATTAAGGATATTGTCTGGATCGAGACCTTTCTTGATGGCACGCATCGCCGGCAGCGCACTGCCGAGCTCCTGCTCGAGATAGCCGATCTTGCCCTGACCTATTCCATGTTCACCGGTACAGGTTCCATCCATGGCCAGTGCACGTTGGTTGAGCCGCGAGATAAAGGCTTCCGCTTTTTCAAGCTCAGCTGGCACTTTGTCGTTGAAAAGCAGCAGGACATGAAAATTGCCATCTCCCGCATGGCCGACAATCGGCGCAAGAAAACCATGCTCGCGAATATCGTCCTGAGTGGCGGCGACACACTCGGCAAGTCTTGAAATCGGTACGCAAACATCTGTGGACAAGGCACCAAGCTCGGGAGCCAGCGCACGACTGGCCCAATAAGCGTTGTGTCGCGCCTTCCACAATTGGGCCCGCTCTTCCGGATTGGTGGTATGGACGAAACTGTCGCCACCAAATTCGGCGGCGATATCCGCAAACTGCCGAGCCTGCAGTGAAACCGTTTCCTCGGTTCCGTGAAACTCGACAAACAGGGTCGGTCGCTCCGGATAGGACAGTTTGGAATAGGCGTTGCAGGCACGAATTTGCCTCTCATCGAGCAATTCGATGCGTGCGACGGGAACGCCCATCTGGATCGTCATGATGACCGCGTCGCAGGCATCCTTCAGGGTGGGGAAAGCGCATACGCCTCCACTGATCTTCTCGGGGATACCCTGCAGTCGAAGCGTAATCGACGTGATCAAACCAAGCGTTCCTTCGGAGCCGACAAAAAGCCGCGTCAGGTCATAGCCTGCCGACGACTTTCGCGCCCGCTGGGCTGTCCGTATCTCCTCGCCGTCAGCAGTCACCACGGTCAGTGACAGGACATTGTCCTTCATCGTGCCATAGCGGACCGCATTGGTGCCCGACGCACGCGTCGCCGTCATGCCGCCAATCGATGCATTCGCACCCGGATCGATAGGGAAGAACAAGCCGGTATCGCGAAGATAGGTGTTCAAGTCTTCCCGCGTCACCCCCGGCTCGACCGTGCAGTCAAGATCTTCGGCATTGACGGCCAATATCCGGTTCATGCGGGTGAAATCGACGGAGATGCCGCCGCTTGGCGCGTTCACATGCCCTTCGAGCGACGAGCCTGTTCCAAATGGAATGATGGGTACGTGATGGGCAGCGCAGAGCTTCACCACATCCTGCACATCACCGCTGCTCTCTACAAAAACCACACCGTCAGGCAATTGGGACGGCAGATAGGATGTCGTATGGCTATGTTGTTCTCGAAAGGCCTGACCAGTCTGGAACCGTTCTCCATAGCGCTGCTTGAGGATGCCAAGAACGGTCGATATTCCTTCCTCATTTCGCACTCCCGAAACAACATCTTTCAAAGCCATTGCTGTGCATCCTCCCGTCCACACCGCCGGACATCAGCAAGACCGGCTCCCTCTTGCTAGGCGACCGACTGTCACTTGTCCAGCGATGCAACCAAGAACGAGCCACGCCGTTGAGAAAAGGGATCGGATGCAGATACCCGATTCCCAAGCTTCGATGGACTGATAGCAAATCTCGAAGACAGGGACCTAGAGTATCGGCTTGATCGCCCCTGCTGGCTCGGAGAGGTATGCCGGGCGATCCTTGCGCACCGGTCGAGGAACTCGACGACGCCAGAAGCAACGAGAAGCCAACCGAAGGCAGCTTATGGCAGGCCTCCGGCGTTCTTGCGCCGCCTGGTCGATGCCACAGCATCGCCGGGCGCGTCGCGCCTCGCCAGCGACCCGCCATAAACCATCCTGCAGGTTCCGATCACCGTGATTTGATATGAGCCATCCGCATTTCCTTCGCCAGCTTGGCCTCATCCTCGGCATGAGGCTTGGAGAACCGCGCCAACATCAGATAGGCAACTGGCGTAATGTAGAGCGTCACGAAAGTCGCGAAGCCAAGTCCTCCGACGATGACCCAGCCAAGCGCTATTCGCGCTTCCGCGCCCGCACCGCTGGCCAGAACAAGCGGCAAGCCGCCCAGGACAGTGGAAATCATGGTCATCATGACCGGCCGCATCCGTATGGATGCCGCCCCTTCTATCGCCTCTCGCACCGACTGCCCCTTGTCGCGCAACTGGTTGGCAAATTCGACTATGAGGATGCCATTTTTTGCCATGACGCCAACCAGCAACACCAGCCCGATCTGACTATACACGTTGAGCGATGTCCCGGTGATCAGCAAAGCAAAGACGGCGCAGGCCAGGCCGAGCGGCACGGTCGCCATGATGATCAAGGCAGAAATCACGCTTTCGAACTGCGCAGACAGAACAAGAAAGATGATCACGAGGGCAAAGGCGAACGTGACCGCCATGCCGGATGAGTTCTGGTCGAGTGTGCGCGCCTCCGCAAGCGGCATGACCCGCGCCCCCGGTGGAAGCAAGGGTTCCGCCAGTTCCGTGGCTTCCTCAACAGCGGCACCAAGCGAGACACCTTCGCCGAGGCTGGCGCGAATGGACACCGCCGCCAGCTGTTGCTCGCGGGACAGAGAGGGCGCCACTGCCCTCTCCTCCAGCCGTGCAATCACCGACATCGGTACCGTCTTGCCGTCAGCGGTCCTGAGGAAGATATTTTCGAGATCTGTCGGATCGTCAATAGGGCGCGTTGTTGATGTCAGCTTGACCGGAAAGGCCTCCCCCTCGACATAGACTTCAC from Peteryoungia desertarenae encodes the following:
- a CDS encoding FAD-binding oxidoreductase, giving the protein MALKDVVSGVRNEEGISTVLGILKQRYGERFQTGQAFREQHSHTTSYLPSQLPDGVVFVESSGDVQDVVKLCAAHHVPIIPFGTGSSLEGHVNAPSGGISVDFTRMNRILAVNAEDLDCTVEPGVTREDLNTYLRDTGLFFPIDPGANASIGGMTATRASGTNAVRYGTMKDNVLSLTVVTADGEEIRTAQRARKSSAGYDLTRLFVGSEGTLGLITSITLRLQGIPEKISGGVCAFPTLKDACDAVIMTIQMGVPVARIELLDERQIRACNAYSKLSYPERPTLFVEFHGTEETVSLQARQFADIAAEFGGDSFVHTTNPEERAQLWKARHNAYWASRALAPELGALSTDVCVPISRLAECVAATQDDIREHGFLAPIVGHAGDGNFHVLLLFNDKVPAELEKAEAFISRLNQRALAMDGTCTGEHGIGQGKIGYLEQELGSALPAMRAIKKGLDPDNILNPGKVFRF